In Epilithonimonas zeae, a single window of DNA contains:
- a CDS encoding PP2C family serine/threonine-protein phosphatase translates to MENFLNNILKEHQIERNKIVDATILKLMHNAKVSELSQSITDLKSQILQIFNMNKAKEEFKEAQIYIPNANAKKEYVFTFDRSSFPLIKINDIKNLDQVGLQFDAEKACIFGTPTNADQIDIVIEFFNIEDENLEIEIKTIPFIVNADPKDLWLNKSSPIDSRFPKEENLTYSSQFLDKKVVVASKRGRSHAHEGTFRDDDFLVKILPDDWAVVTVADGAGSAKFARAGSKFVTEHIVESFNKETFLQSLSSEVLSYFDVQSANDIKIKNKTFIVNSLYKNVKQLHEALNQFADSEEINIKDLHTTLIFVLVKKFDFGYVVLSFGVGDCPINVIDENEGSVKLLNFLDVGEFSGGTRFITMSDIFSRPDMADRFGINCFNDFSKLILMTDGIYDPKFVVESKLENLESWKNFLRDLDGENEDQIKVDFAEDQNIESQLSDWMDFWSKGNHDDRTLAIIY, encoded by the coding sequence ATGGAAAATTTTTTAAATAACATTCTAAAAGAACATCAAATTGAGAGGAATAAAATAGTTGATGCAACGATTTTAAAATTGATGCACAATGCAAAAGTGTCAGAATTATCTCAATCAATTACAGATTTAAAATCCCAAATCCTACAAATTTTCAATATGAATAAAGCTAAAGAAGAATTCAAAGAAGCACAAATCTATATTCCAAATGCCAATGCCAAAAAGGAATATGTTTTTACATTTGATAGGTCTTCCTTTCCTTTGATTAAGATTAATGATATTAAAAATCTGGATCAGGTCGGACTTCAGTTTGACGCAGAAAAAGCCTGTATTTTTGGTACTCCAACCAATGCAGACCAAATCGATATTGTGATTGAATTCTTTAATATTGAGGATGAAAATCTGGAAATAGAAATCAAAACTATTCCTTTCATCGTCAATGCAGACCCAAAAGACCTTTGGCTAAATAAATCAAGTCCTATAGACAGCCGTTTTCCAAAAGAAGAAAACTTGACTTATTCTTCTCAATTTTTGGATAAAAAAGTTGTGGTGGCTTCCAAAAGAGGAAGGTCTCACGCACACGAGGGAACTTTTCGCGATGATGATTTTTTAGTGAAAATTCTTCCTGATGATTGGGCTGTTGTCACAGTTGCTGATGGAGCAGGATCTGCAAAATTTGCCCGAGCAGGGTCAAAATTTGTAACCGAACATATCGTAGAAAGTTTTAATAAAGAAACTTTTTTACAGAGTTTATCATCAGAAGTATTGAGTTATTTCGATGTTCAATCAGCTAATGATATAAAAATAAAAAATAAAACATTCATCGTGAATAGTCTTTACAAAAATGTAAAACAACTTCACGAAGCTTTAAACCAATTCGCAGATTCTGAAGAAATCAATATCAAAGACCTTCATACGACTTTAATCTTTGTTTTAGTTAAGAAATTTGATTTTGGTTATGTTGTTCTTTCATTTGGCGTTGGCGATTGTCCAATCAATGTCATTGATGAAAACGAGGGAAGTGTAAAACTTCTGAATTTTCTGGATGTTGGAGAGTTCAGTGGTGGAACAAGATTTATCACAATGTCTGACATTTTCAGCAGGCCAGATATGGCAGACCGATTTGGAATCAATTGTTTCAATGATTTCTCAAAATTAATTCTGATGACAGACGGAATCTATGATCCGAAATTTGTCGTGGAAAGTAAATTAGAGAATTTAGAAAGCTGGAAAAATTTCCTCAGAGATTTGGATGGCGAAAATGAAGATCAAATAAAAGTGGATTTTGCAGAAGATCAGAATATCGAAAGTCAATTATCTGACTGGATGGATTTCTGGAGCAAAGGCAATCACGACGATAGAACATTAGCTATAATTTATTAA
- a CDS encoding helix-hairpin-helix domain-containing protein gives MSTIRVNSIIDPSKSYEYIDDGNPKRGGVKDVYFSPDRKYVVAFFRDPLDFNQKDRIKRIVSLYLENIKKGNSADYFLDEIFRWPSDAVEKNGKIGVIVPIYNSKFFFKKGYSRDETIKGGEKVGKWFTTPSFRNNQYPLALDKSELGDWLSYFQIAINISRGVKKMHQMGLAHSDLSYNNVLVDPVTKSATIIDIDGLVVPGLFPPEVIGTADFIAPEVLKTKHLPLQDSNRILPNQKTDLHALAVLIYMYLLRRHPLRGGKIWDLDSERDEVLSMGEKAIFVESSTDTTNRVKVDHLKKWNLFWGDPQKIPYTVTGPYLSELFKRAFVDGLHNPMLRPIANEWETALLKTVDLIQPCSNPNCDEKWYVFDNTSKPRCPFCGTQHKGTLPVVDLYFKFKDNVWKPENHRLMVYHNQYLFKWHVSKKVIRNESLTTEDKKPVGYFTFHQNKWVLVNQSLPDMKDITENKPVPINSMVELTDGKKIMLSDEEGGRLMYITLTNK, from the coding sequence ATGAGTACAATCCGAGTTAATTCTATCATTGATCCATCAAAATCTTATGAGTATATAGACGATGGAAATCCGAAAAGAGGTGGTGTGAAAGATGTTTATTTTTCACCTGACCGAAAATATGTGGTTGCGTTTTTCCGAGATCCACTGGATTTTAATCAAAAAGATAGAATCAAACGAATCGTTTCTCTTTATCTGGAAAACATCAAAAAGGGAAACAGTGCGGATTATTTCTTGGACGAGATTTTCCGTTGGCCTTCTGATGCTGTAGAAAAAAATGGAAAAATTGGGGTCATTGTTCCGATTTATAATTCCAAATTCTTCTTCAAAAAAGGCTATTCCAGAGATGAAACGATTAAAGGCGGAGAGAAAGTAGGCAAATGGTTTACAACACCATCATTCCGAAATAATCAATATCCGTTAGCATTAGATAAATCCGAATTGGGAGATTGGTTGAGTTATTTTCAGATTGCAATCAATATTTCCCGAGGTGTGAAAAAAATGCACCAAATGGGATTGGCGCATTCGGATTTGTCGTATAATAATGTTTTGGTAGATCCGGTAACGAAATCAGCTACAATTATTGACATCGATGGACTTGTAGTTCCTGGATTATTTCCACCAGAAGTTATCGGGACAGCAGATTTTATTGCGCCTGAAGTTCTTAAAACCAAGCATTTACCACTTCAGGATTCTAATCGTATTTTACCTAATCAGAAAACCGATTTGCACGCATTAGCGGTTTTGATCTATATGTATCTGCTCAGAAGACATCCTTTACGTGGCGGAAAAATTTGGGATTTGGATTCGGAAAGAGATGAGGTTTTATCGATGGGAGAGAAAGCAATTTTCGTGGAAAGCTCTACTGATACGACCAATCGTGTAAAAGTAGATCATCTCAAAAAGTGGAATCTGTTTTGGGGCGATCCTCAGAAGATTCCATACACAGTTACAGGACCTTATCTGTCAGAATTATTCAAAAGAGCTTTTGTCGACGGTTTGCATAATCCAATGTTGCGACCAATTGCTAACGAATGGGAAACCGCATTGCTAAAAACCGTAGATTTGATCCAGCCTTGCAGCAACCCGAATTGTGATGAAAAATGGTATGTTTTTGATAATACATCGAAGCCGAGATGTCCGTTCTGCGGAACTCAACACAAAGGAACTTTGCCGGTTGTCGATTTGTATTTCAAATTCAAGGATAATGTCTGGAAACCTGAAAATCACAGATTAATGGTCTATCACAACCAATATCTTTTCAAATGGCACGTTTCTAAGAAAGTCATCCGGAACGAAAGTTTGACAACTGAAGATAAAAAACCGGTTGGCTATTTTACTTTTCATCAGAACAAATGGGTTTTGGTGAATCAAAGTTTGCCGGATATGAAAGATATAACAGAAAATAAACCAGTTCCCATCAACTCGATGGTAGAATTGACCGATGGAAAAAAAATAATGTTGTCCGATGAAGAAGGCGGACGATTAATGTACATAACTTTGACAAATAAATAA
- a CDS encoding TerC family protein codes for MEKSIIDLHPGLVIGFAIVVIVMLLLDLGVFNKKAHEVSSKEATIWTIVWISLSMVFSGVVYWVFNQDVGGHALAIEKFTQFQAAYWIEKALSVDNLFVFILVFGFFKVPRHLHHKVLFWGIIGALIFRAIFIFAGVELIELTYLPEMNVFGHPVKINVVMTLFGLFLVYAGIKSWGGGDDDDEQDYSESAGAKLIKSFWKVSDNYDGDKFFTVQNGIKMATPLLVVVAVIEFTDVLFAVDSIPAIFAISKDPFILYTSNIFAILGLRSLYFLLSNFIHMFSKLPYGLAVILSFIGVKMLISPWYHISSPISLGIVGGILILSVLISIMFPEKEEAK; via the coding sequence ATGGAGAAGAGTATTATCGATTTACATCCAGGTCTCGTAATAGGGTTTGCTATCGTGGTGATAGTAATGTTATTGCTGGATCTTGGAGTTTTTAACAAGAAAGCACACGAGGTGTCTTCCAAAGAAGCGACAATCTGGACCATTGTCTGGATTTCCCTATCAATGGTTTTTTCGGGTGTTGTGTATTGGGTTTTCAATCAGGATGTGGGCGGACACGCTTTGGCAATTGAAAAATTCACCCAGTTTCAGGCCGCTTATTGGATAGAAAAAGCGTTATCAGTCGATAATCTTTTTGTATTCATTCTCGTCTTCGGATTTTTCAAAGTTCCAAGACATCTGCATCACAAAGTCTTGTTTTGGGGGATTATTGGGGCGTTGATTTTCAGAGCGATTTTCATTTTCGCAGGTGTTGAATTGATTGAATTAACCTATTTGCCAGAGATGAACGTTTTCGGACATCCGGTTAAAATCAATGTTGTTATGACTCTTTTTGGATTATTTCTGGTCTATGCAGGAATCAAATCCTGGGGCGGCGGAGACGATGACGATGAGCAGGATTATAGTGAAAGTGCCGGTGCAAAATTAATCAAAAGCTTCTGGAAAGTTTCAGATAACTACGATGGAGACAAGTTCTTCACTGTACAAAACGGAATCAAAATGGCAACACCACTTTTGGTTGTTGTTGCGGTGATTGAGTTCACGGATGTATTGTTTGCAGTGGATTCTATTCCGGCAATCTTTGCCATTTCAAAAGATCCATTTATTCTTTATACGTCTAACATTTTTGCGATTTTAGGATTGAGATCTTTGTATTTCTTGCTATCCAACTTCATCCATATGTTCAGCAAATTACCTTATGGATTGGCTGTGATTTTGAGTTTCATTGGAGTGAAGATGTTGATTTCTCCTTGGTATCATATATCGTCCCCAATTTCATTAGGAATTGTTGGCGGGATATTAATTTTATCAGTGCTGATTTCAATAATGTTTCCAGAGAAAGAAGAAGCAAAATAA
- the pgi gene encoding glucose-6-phosphate isomerase, producing the protein MLPKINPIQTSAWKALDQQFANNDFELRTLFQYNPNRFQEFSLETENYLFDYSKNLVDSKTLDLLLKLAEETQLKEAIGKMFSGDKINETEGRAVLHTALRDFSDKEILVDGENIKPAIKKVLDHMKSFSESVISGSHKGFTGKEITDVVNVGIGGSDLGPVMVCSALKHFKTRLNVHFVSNVDGNHMVEVVKDLNPETTLFIVASKTFTTQETMTNANSAKEWFLKSGAKDEDVAKHFVALSTNIEAVKKFGIAEENIFEFWDWVGGRYSLWSAIGLSIVLSVGYENFEQLLKGANDTDIHFQTKGFKENIPVLMGVLGVWYRNFYAAGTYAILPYSQYLDRFSAYLQQGDMESNGKSVDRNGEFVTYETGPIIWGEPGTNGQHAFYQLIHQGTELIPADFIAYAKSPNEVGEHQDILLANYFAQTEALAFGKTEDEVFAELKSSGKSEEETEFLLPYKVFAGNTPTNSFLFKELTPFSLGQLIALYEHKIFVQGVIWNVFSFDQFGVELGKVLAGKILPELDAEGQVETHDSSTNGLINFYKSNR; encoded by the coding sequence ATGTTACCAAAAATAAATCCTATTCAGACTTCCGCCTGGAAAGCTTTAGATCAACAATTTGCTAATAACGATTTTGAGTTGAGAACCTTGTTCCAGTATAACCCGAATCGTTTTCAGGAATTTTCATTAGAAACAGAAAATTATCTTTTTGATTATTCTAAGAATTTGGTTGATTCTAAAACTTTGGATTTATTACTGAAATTGGCTGAAGAAACTCAGTTGAAAGAAGCTATTGGAAAAATGTTTTCTGGCGATAAAATCAATGAGACTGAAGGTAGAGCAGTTCTTCATACGGCTTTGAGAGATTTTTCTGATAAAGAAATTTTGGTTGACGGGGAAAATATCAAACCAGCAATCAAGAAAGTTCTGGATCATATGAAATCTTTTTCAGAATCAGTTATTTCTGGTTCTCACAAAGGTTTTACAGGTAAAGAGATTACAGATGTTGTCAACGTAGGAATCGGTGGTTCTGACCTTGGACCGGTAATGGTTTGTTCGGCATTGAAGCATTTTAAAACAAGATTGAATGTTCATTTCGTTTCTAATGTAGACGGAAATCATATGGTTGAGGTTGTTAAAGATCTTAATCCCGAAACAACTTTGTTCATTGTGGCTTCCAAAACTTTTACGACTCAGGAAACAATGACCAATGCCAATTCTGCAAAAGAATGGTTCCTGAAATCTGGTGCTAAAGATGAAGACGTTGCAAAACATTTCGTAGCATTATCAACTAATATCGAGGCTGTCAAAAAATTTGGGATTGCGGAAGAAAATATCTTCGAATTTTGGGATTGGGTTGGCGGTCGTTATTCCCTTTGGAGTGCGATTGGACTGAGCATCGTTTTGTCTGTTGGTTATGAAAACTTTGAACAATTATTGAAAGGTGCAAACGATACAGACATTCATTTTCAAACTAAAGGTTTTAAGGAAAATATTCCTGTTTTGATGGGTGTTTTAGGTGTTTGGTACCGTAATTTTTATGCGGCAGGAACTTATGCGATTTTGCCTTATTCTCAGTATCTTGACCGTTTTTCAGCTTATCTTCAGCAAGGTGATATGGAAAGTAACGGTAAATCTGTAGACAGAAATGGCGAGTTTGTAACTTATGAAACAGGACCAATCATTTGGGGAGAACCTGGAACCAATGGTCAGCACGCGTTTTATCAATTGATTCATCAGGGAACAGAATTGATTCCTGCAGATTTCATCGCTTATGCAAAATCTCCTAATGAAGTAGGTGAGCATCAGGATATTCTTTTAGCTAATTATTTTGCACAGACAGAAGCTTTGGCTTTTGGTAAAACAGAAGATGAGGTTTTTGCTGAATTAAAATCATCTGGCAAATCTGAGGAAGAAACAGAATTCCTATTGCCTTATAAAGTTTTTGCAGGAAATACACCGACGAACTCTTTCTTGTTTAAAGAATTGACGCCGTTTTCATTAGGACAGTTGATTGCTTTGTATGAGCACAAGATTTTTGTTCAAGGTGTGATCTGGAATGTTTTCAGTTTTGACCAATTTGGTGTTGAATTAGGAAAAGTCCTGGCAGGAAAAATCCTTCCGGAATTGGATGCTGAAGGTCAAGTTGAAACACACGACAGCTCTACAAACGGATTGATCAATTTCTATAAATCTAACCGATAA
- a CDS encoding bifunctional 5,10-methylenetetrahydrofolate dehydrogenase/5,10-methenyltetrahydrofolate cyclohydrolase has translation MAQILDGLKVSKEVKAEIKQEVEKILANNRRAPHLVAILVGNNGASKAYVNSKVKDCEEVGFSSSLIKFPSTVSESELLEKIDELNKSKAVDGFIVQLPLPKQIDQEKIIMAIDPRKDVDGFHPENFGKMALEMDTFLPATPFGILTLLERYNIETKGKNCVIIGRSRIVGKPMSILMGRKDFPGNSTVTLTHSYTEHIEEYTKQADIVITALGDPNFLKKEMIKEGAVIVDVGITRVDDNSEKGYHLAGDVDFDSCAEKASWITPVPGGVGPMTRAMLMKNTIIAYKTSVYND, from the coding sequence ATGGCACAAATTCTAGATGGACTGAAGGTCTCAAAAGAAGTAAAGGCTGAAATTAAGCAAGAGGTTGAAAAAATTCTTGCCAACAATAGAAGAGCGCCACATTTGGTTGCGATTCTGGTTGGTAACAATGGTGCGAGCAAAGCTTATGTCAACAGCAAAGTGAAAGATTGTGAGGAAGTTGGATTCAGTTCTTCATTGATTAAATTTCCGAGTACGGTTTCAGAGTCGGAATTGTTGGAAAAGATTGATGAGTTGAATAAATCAAAAGCTGTAGACGGTTTCATCGTTCAATTGCCTTTGCCAAAACAGATTGACCAGGAGAAAATCATTATGGCGATCGATCCGAGAAAAGATGTGGATGGTTTCCATCCGGAGAATTTCGGGAAAATGGCTTTGGAAATGGATACTTTCCTGCCGGCAACACCATTTGGAATATTGACATTATTGGAGCGATATAATATCGAAACCAAAGGTAAGAACTGTGTAATCATCGGTAGAAGCAGAATTGTGGGGAAACCAATGAGTATTTTGATGGGAAGAAAAGATTTCCCCGGAAACTCTACAGTTACGCTAACACACTCTTACACAGAACATATAGAAGAATATACAAAACAGGCCGACATTGTGATAACGGCTTTAGGTGACCCGAATTTCTTAAAGAAAGAAATGATCAAAGAAGGTGCAGTTATCGTAGATGTTGGGATTACAAGAGTAGATGATAACTCTGAAAAAGGGTATCATCTTGCGGGTGATGTGGATTTTGACAGCTGTGCAGAAAAAGCTAGTTGGATCACGCCAGTTCCGGGAGGAGTTGGGCCAATGACGCGAGCAATGCTGATGAAAAATACAATCATTGCCTATAAAACGTCAGTTTATAATGACTAA
- a CDS encoding 7-carboxy-7-deazaguanine synthase QueE, giving the protein MTKEEEDILLKEGKMLPVMEHFYTIQGEGFHAGKAAYFIRLGGCDVGCHWCDVKESWDPTLHPLMNTEEIAETAAKYCKTIVLTGGEPLMWNLEILTSKLKELGCTIHIETSGAYPMSGHLDWITLSPKKTGLPLADIYKEASELKMIIFNQNDFKFAQEQGEKVNDDCVLYLQSEWSKRDAMYPKITDFILENPTWRSSIQTHKYLNIP; this is encoded by the coding sequence ATGACTAAGGAAGAAGAAGATATTTTATTAAAAGAAGGTAAAATGCTCCCTGTAATGGAGCATTTTTACACTATTCAGGGAGAAGGATTTCACGCAGGGAAAGCAGCCTATTTCATTCGTTTGGGCGGATGCGATGTGGGTTGCCATTGGTGTGATGTGAAGGAGAGTTGGGATCCAACCCTACATCCGTTGATGAATACGGAAGAAATTGCAGAAACGGCAGCCAAGTATTGTAAGACGATTGTTCTGACAGGAGGAGAACCTCTGATGTGGAATCTTGAAATCTTAACTTCGAAGTTAAAAGAGTTGGGTTGCACTATTCATATTGAAACTTCAGGAGCTTATCCTATGAGTGGACATCTGGATTGGATTACATTGTCGCCTAAAAAAACAGGACTTCCGTTAGCCGATATTTATAAGGAGGCGAGTGAGTTGAAAATGATTATTTTCAATCAAAACGATTTTAAATTTGCTCAGGAACAAGGCGAAAAAGTGAATGATGACTGTGTACTTTATCTTCAAAGTGAATGGAGCAAACGTGATGCGATGTATCCAAAAATAACAGATTTTATTTTAGAAAATCCAACATGGAGATCTTCTATCCAAACGCATAAATATCTGAATATTCCTTAA
- a CDS encoding exopolysaccharide biosynthesis polyprenyl glycosylphosphotransferase — MQRLRYSRYFKAFVILLDMILVSSVFVIYYWRNFEVKYDSDSLEQNILSILVLCFFWLLLSGRTRLYHIPRNVTYTIYLERIFVHVFFFFIGVVMLGKVSQNDFLKTERFYLAGILLLVVIPIKSFIYFLLKYIRSKGINHRNVMFIEEGTSSNVLRDIINQRKDYGYRIYDYPQGNYDLSNMVEFWKDNGIHTIFLPSEHCLDKQFENDLFRQAELNKVKISLVPNIIQNQFFEYEFNYIETVPVLSQAKYPLDFFTNASVKRLFDILFSSIVLIGICSWLFPLIILLIKMDGSKGSAFFVQKRYGYHDEVFNCLKFRTMRSEDNKAQSTTAVDDKRITKVGKFLRKTSLDEMPQFINVLMGDMTVVGPRPHMLLVDDFYKPKISRYSLRSMVKPGITGLAQVSGLRGDEGDMNIGMKKRILADSFYVRNWSFSMDIVIILKTMFLVIIGDKNAR, encoded by the coding sequence ATGCAGAGACTCCGATATTCCCGATATTTCAAAGCATTTGTGATTTTACTGGATATGATTCTGGTATCATCAGTATTTGTAATTTACTATTGGAGGAATTTTGAGGTTAAGTATGATTCGGATTCGCTGGAGCAGAATATTTTATCAATTTTAGTATTGTGTTTCTTTTGGTTGCTACTAAGCGGAAGAACAAGACTTTACCATATTCCCAGAAACGTAACGTACACGATTTATCTGGAACGGATTTTTGTCCACGTTTTTTTCTTCTTTATTGGCGTTGTGATGCTTGGGAAAGTTAGTCAGAATGATTTCCTCAAAACAGAACGATTTTATCTGGCTGGGATTTTGTTGCTTGTAGTAATACCGATTAAAAGTTTCATCTATTTTCTTTTGAAATATATCAGGAGTAAAGGTATTAATCACAGAAACGTGATGTTTATAGAAGAGGGAACTTCTTCTAATGTACTTAGAGATATCATCAATCAGAGAAAAGATTATGGATATAGAATCTACGATTATCCGCAAGGAAATTACGATTTATCCAACATGGTAGAATTCTGGAAAGACAATGGAATTCATACCATCTTTTTGCCGTCAGAACATTGTTTGGATAAGCAGTTTGAGAATGATCTTTTCCGTCAGGCAGAACTTAATAAAGTGAAAATCTCTTTAGTTCCTAATATTATTCAGAATCAGTTTTTTGAGTATGAATTCAATTATATAGAAACAGTTCCTGTATTATCACAGGCAAAATATCCATTGGATTTTTTTACCAATGCCAGTGTTAAAAGACTTTTCGATATTTTATTTTCGTCGATTGTTTTGATTGGAATTTGCTCTTGGCTTTTCCCGTTAATCATTTTATTAATAAAAATGGATGGATCCAAAGGATCAGCATTTTTTGTCCAGAAAAGATATGGCTATCACGACGAAGTTTTTAATTGTTTGAAATTCAGAACAATGAGGTCTGAAGATAATAAAGCTCAAAGTACAACTGCCGTAGATGACAAAAGAATCACTAAGGTTGGAAAATTCTTAAGAAAAACCAGCTTGGATGAGATGCCACAATTCATCAATGTGCTGATGGGCGATATGACTGTTGTAGGACCAAGACCTCATATGCTTTTGGTAGATGATTTTTACAAACCCAAAATCAGCAGATATAGCCTCAGAAGTATGGTAAAACCCGGAATTACTGGACTGGCACAAGTCAGCGGTTTGAGAGGAGATGAGGGTGATATGAATATCGGAATGAAAAAAAGAATCCTTGCAGACTCATTTTATGTGAGAAACTGGAGTTTTAGTATGGATATTGTAATCATTCTCAAAACAATGTTTTTAGTAATCATTGGTGACAAAAATGCACGGTGA
- a CDS encoding MlaE family ABC transporter permease, which yields MVKRFFESIGEYFMLLGKVLSKPQKRNVYMKLLVREFYDLGVNSFGLVLFTSFFVGAVVAIQMFNNFDASSFPIPNSFVGYATKVVLILEFSPTIISVILAGKVGSYIASSIGTMRVTEQIDALDIMGVNSPNFLILPKIVASVVFNPILIAISIVIGIYGGYIAGVATGSWTKADYITGIQMYMPSYFIWYAFMKTAAFAFLIATIPAYFGYNVKGGSLEVGRASTQAVVWTMISVIIMNLLLTQMFLS from the coding sequence ATGGTAAAACGATTTTTTGAATCTATTGGAGAATATTTCATGCTGTTGGGAAAAGTCTTGAGCAAACCCCAAAAGAGAAATGTTTATATGAAACTTTTGGTGAGAGAATTTTACGATCTTGGAGTTAACTCTTTCGGATTGGTACTATTTACATCATTTTTCGTGGGAGCCGTTGTTGCTATTCAGATGTTCAATAACTTCGATGCTTCATCATTCCCCATTCCTAATAGTTTTGTAGGCTATGCAACAAAAGTGGTTTTGATTCTAGAATTTTCGCCAACTATTATTTCGGTAATTCTTGCTGGGAAAGTAGGCTCTTATATCGCATCCAGTATTGGAACAATGCGTGTAACGGAACAGATTGATGCTCTTGATATTATGGGTGTTAACTCACCGAATTTCCTGATTTTGCCAAAAATTGTAGCGAGTGTGGTTTTCAATCCTATTCTGATTGCAATTAGTATTGTAATTGGGATTTATGGAGGATACATTGCAGGAGTTGCTACCGGAAGCTGGACAAAAGCAGATTATATCACCGGAATCCAAATGTATATGCCATCTTATTTTATTTGGTATGCCTTTATGAAAACAGCAGCTTTCGCCTTTTTAATTGCAACTATTCCTGCTTATTTTGGATACAACGTAAAAGGAGGTTCTTTGGAAGTTGGACGGGCAAGTACACAAGCGGTGGTTTGGACGATGATTTCTGTAATCATCATGAATTTATTATTAACCCAAATGTTCCTGAGCTAA
- a CDS encoding ABC transporter ATP-binding protein — protein sequence MIEVKELRKSFEEVEVLKGITTTFDTGKVNLIIGQSGSGKTVFLKSLLNVYEPSSGAILFDGRDIMTMSREEKQGLRSEIGTVFQGSALFDSMTVEENISFPLDMFTNLTYREKKRKVLEVIGRVNLDKANKKYPSEISGGMQKRVAIARAIVNNPKYLFCDEPNSGLDPYTSNVIDDLLLEITKEYNTTTIINTHDMNSVMTIGEKILYLRLGIKEWEGNKDILATAKNKNLIDFVYSSELFKQLREFMLENNQTSLINDKPEDNEKNN from the coding sequence ATGATAGAAGTAAAAGAATTAAGAAAGAGTTTTGAGGAGGTTGAAGTTCTAAAAGGTATCACCACAACATTTGATACCGGAAAAGTTAATCTTATCATTGGACAAAGTGGATCTGGTAAAACCGTTTTTTTAAAGTCCCTTTTGAATGTTTATGAACCATCCAGCGGAGCCATTTTATTTGACGGGCGTGATATTATGACAATGTCGCGAGAAGAGAAACAAGGCTTGCGTTCTGAGATTGGAACCGTTTTTCAGGGAAGTGCGCTTTTCGATTCTATGACCGTGGAAGAGAATATCAGTTTCCCTTTGGATATGTTCACGAATCTCACTTATCGTGAGAAAAAGAGAAAAGTTCTGGAAGTAATTGGGAGGGTTAATTTGGATAAAGCCAATAAAAAATATCCGTCAGAAATTTCTGGAGGAATGCAGAAAAGAGTAGCGATTGCAAGAGCAATTGTGAACAATCCGAAGTATTTATTTTGTGATGAACCCAACTCTGGATTAGATCCGTACACTTCTAATGTTATAGATGATTTACTTTTAGAAATTACTAAAGAATATAACACCACAACCATCATTAATACACACGATATGAACTCTGTGATGACCATTGGTGAGAAAATCCTTTACCTGAGATTAGGCATCAAAGAATGGGAAGGCAACAAAGATATATTGGCAACAGCAAAAAATAAAAATCTGATAGATTTCGTTTATTCTTCAGAGCTCTTTAAACAGCTGAGAGAATTTATGTTAGAAAATAATCAAACAAGTTTAATTAATGATAAACCAGAAGACAATGAAAAAAATAATTAG
- a CDS encoding outer membrane beta-barrel protein: MKKIISTIGVLASVFAYSQVTFGLRANALLDTSSASWENFKGSINQAVDTKGDNSTGFNVGLAAKIDFPVSGWFVMPEIYYTSFKKSVETTGDVEIKAKSNRIDVPVLVGHNFLLGKLAAFVGPVASYNLSTDNTYADFKENGTKDFTVGYQFGAQATLSKFVINARYEGAFSKDSRKFINTVADASGNNTEIRYDNRPSMFIVGIGYNFK, translated from the coding sequence ATGAAAAAAATAATTAGCACGATCGGTGTATTAGCAAGTGTATTTGCTTATTCGCAAGTAACATTTGGATTGAGAGCAAACGCTTTGTTAGACACATCATCTGCAAGTTGGGAGAACTTCAAAGGATCAATCAACCAAGCAGTAGATACAAAAGGAGATAACTCAACAGGTTTTAATGTTGGTTTAGCTGCTAAAATTGACTTCCCCGTTAGTGGATGGTTTGTAATGCCGGAAATCTATTATACTTCTTTCAAAAAAAGTGTTGAAACTACTGGAGATGTTGAGATAAAAGCGAAAAGTAACCGAATTGATGTGCCTGTTTTAGTAGGTCACAACTTTCTGTTAGGAAAATTAGCGGCTTTTGTTGGTCCTGTTGCATCTTACAACCTTTCAACAGACAATACTTATGCTGACTTTAAAGAAAATGGAACTAAAGATTTTACTGTAGGTTATCAATTTGGAGCTCAAGCTACTCTTTCAAAATTTGTAATTAATGCAAGATATGAAGGTGCTTTTTCTAAAGACAGCAGAAAGTTCATCAATACGGTTGCAGATGCTTCTGGAAACAATACAGAAATCAGATATGATAACCGTCCAAGTATGTTTATCGTAGGTATCGGTTATAACTTCAAATAA